In Triticum aestivum cultivar Chinese Spring chromosome 5B, IWGSC CS RefSeq v2.1, whole genome shotgun sequence, the following proteins share a genomic window:
- the LOC123114780 gene encoding serine/threonine-protein phosphatase 7 long form homolog, with protein sequence MADGDGPWYDGLIDEWDKEHRARAIENGQVVVAMRMRGHSADDFDYDPRYEPYIRRLGLLPFVLQFKRRAPPVNHAALTALVDRWRPETHSFHLPCGELTMTLQDMAMISGLPINGQAVTGRVSVGNWRERTADLIGVQPEDPQEGKADTAKVRHSWLKLVRGNTNPCPQDANDVVVQQYARAYLWYVLTKVVFSDATGNSALWMFLEPLNNWDTQYSWGSAALAYLYRQLDLACRRKGGTSSLSGFVWSLSVWMWERIPVGRPDLKNPLMANPRGNHDGLHDDDPYRRPTLAYYWEQVTVYTGSSHVRYKCYMNELDTLTAEQVHWLPYVEDRDFDLNEMCTRDSHLWRARCPMICFFAVEWHFVDRVARQFGKRQGIPIEESKEEMLSLHRFDRRNNQDISDWANKHRAWIEIWNQRDTLVQSENRPHNQSAYQKYQVWYADRYRLKLKPGWTHEEWSELVSEDPETAEGYHTFNTAVRDTRGAHVDYAPMHDEMVVCLTYSNILGRELLLCVNDANVALSHPSGGALSERTLRSTMEKFKKRFHKMAAMLSCHGAQSSDVYAPGSRAARANKRRYVQNEEDIEEEVTQPTQGNARSKKGKAIAKTPGQKEAEEASEEEEHEASEEEEHTLADIVKRGRKK encoded by the exons ATGGCGGATGGTGATGGACCTTGGTATGACGGATTAATCGATGagtgggataaggagcatcgtgctcGTGCCATTGAGAATGGACAG GTTGTAGTTgctatgcgcatgaggggtcatTCCGCTGATGACTTTGATTACGACCCGCGGTATGAGCCTTACATTCGGAGATTGGGTCTTCTCCCATTCGTGTTGCAGTTTAAGCGACGCGCTCCGCCGGTGAACCACGCGGCGCTGACCGCACTTGTGGATCGTTGGAGGCCAGAGACTCACTCGTTCCACCTTCCATGTGGGGAGCTGACGATGACCCTACAGGACATGGCTATGATAAGCGGCCTTCCTATCAACGGACAAGCTGTTACCGGTCGTGTCAGCGTGGGTAATTGGCGAGAACGGACTGCCGATTTAATTGGCGTTCAGCCCGAGGACCCTCAGGAAGGCAAGGCCGATACCGCGAAAGTGAGGCATTCTTGGCTAAAACTGGTCAGAGGAAACACCAACCCGTGCCCTCAAGATGCCAATGACGTGGTTGTGCAGCAGTACGCGCGGGCCTATCTTTGGTATGTACTAACCAAGGTAGTCTTCTCAGATGCAACTGGGAACTCAGCCCTCTGGATGTTCTTGGAGCCACTTAATAACTGGGATACCCAGTATAGCTGGGGTTCGGCCGCACTAGCATACTTGTATCGTCAG CTTGACTTGGCGTGTCGGAGGAAGGGAGGTACATCCTCATTGTCTGGGTTTGTTTGGAGCCTATCCGTGTGGATGTGGGAGCGGATCCCGGTTGGACGGCCCGATTTGAAGAACCCCCTCATGGCAAACCCACGGGGTAATCATGACGGGTTGCATGATGATGATCCATATCGGCGCCCTACGCTTGCTTACTATTGGGAACAAGTGACTGTCTACACAGGAAGCTcgcatgtgcgatacaagtgctatATGAACGAGCTGGACACCTTGACTGCTGAGCAG GTACATTGGTTGCCTTATGTGGAAGATCGTGACTTTGATCTTAATGAGATGTGCACGCGTGATAGCCATCTTTGGCGGGCGAGGtgcccaatgatatgcttcttcgcaGTCGAGTGGCACTTTGTAGACCGTGTGGCAAGACAATTTGGAAAAAGACAAGGTATTCCAATTGAGGAGAGCAAGGAGGAAATGCTATCTCTGCATCG GTTCGATCGAAGGAACAATCAGGATATATCGGATTGGGCAAACAAACACCGTGCGTGGATAGAAATTTGGAATCAAAGAGACACGTTAGTGCAATCAGAGAATAGACCTCACAATCAGTCAGCATATCAGAAGTATCAAGTGTGGTATGCGGATCGTTACCGGTTAAAGCTGAAGCCAGGTTGGACTCACGAAGAGTGGTCGGAGTTGgtgtctgaagacccggagactgcAGAAGGTTATCATACCTTCAACACGGCTGTGAGAGACACCAGAGGGGCTCATGTTGACTACGCACCGATGCATGACGAAATGGTAGTCTGTTTGACCTATTCTAACATACTT GGCAGAGAGTTGCTTCTGTGCGTCAACGATGCCAATGTTGCACTAAGTCATCCATCTGGTGGTGCATTATCTGAGAGGACTCTTAGGAGCACGATGGAG AAGTTCAAGAAGCGGTTCCATAAGATGGCAGCTATGCTTTCTTGCCATGGTGCTCAGTCCAGTGACGTGTATGCACCAGGTAGCCGCGCCGCTAGAGCTAATAAACGGCGTTATGTCCAGAACGAagaggacatagaggaggag GTTACACAACCGACACAAGGCAATGCCCGCTCTAAAAAAGGCAAAGCAATAGCTAAGACACCGGGCCAGAAAG AGGCGGAGGAGGCTAGCGAAGAGGAGGAGCATGAGGCTAGCGAAGAGGAGGAGCATACACTTGCAGATATCGTGAAGAGAGGAAGGAAGAAGTGA